The Thomasclavelia ramosa DSM 1402 genome includes a region encoding these proteins:
- a CDS encoding aspartate aminotransferase family protein has protein sequence MDYFDRANNAFMKAYGRFDVTFDHGNGVYLYDTNGKKYLDFYSGIGVNSFGYDYQLYTDAMCQQMHRLMHISNYFNSVETIEAAEAVIKATQLDQVFFTNSGTEATEGALKLARKYYYEKHGKADSEIISLNHSFHGRSTGAVTLTGTPAYQTAFGPLITGVKYGDINDLDSVAKLITPRTAAIILEPVQGEGGIHVCTQEFMKGIRQLCDKHEIVMILDEVQCGMGRTGTIMTYFQYGIMPDIVCLAKGIGAGFPMGAFVANKKIGDALKPGDHGSTYGGNPMAGKACKTVFKILEETQMLDHVQDVSEYLITKLDELVEKYDFIKERRGLGLMLGLEFDHPVKPYIQKALDKGLVLITAGTNVIRMLPPFIIEEKDVDEMISIFTEVIDEINS, from the coding sequence ATGGATTATTTTGATAGAGCTAATAATGCTTTTATGAAAGCTTATGGTAGATTTGATGTTACTTTTGATCACGGTAATGGAGTTTATTTATATGATACAAACGGTAAAAAGTATTTGGATTTTTATTCTGGAATAGGTGTTAATTCATTTGGCTATGATTATCAGCTGTATACAGATGCAATGTGTCAACAGATGCACCGTTTAATGCACATATCAAATTATTTTAATAGTGTTGAAACAATTGAGGCTGCTGAAGCGGTAATTAAAGCAACACAACTTGATCAAGTATTTTTTACTAATAGTGGGACAGAAGCGACCGAAGGGGCGTTGAAGTTAGCGCGTAAATATTATTATGAAAAACATGGAAAGGCTGATAGTGAAATTATTAGTTTGAATCATTCTTTTCATGGCCGTTCTACAGGAGCGGTTACATTAACAGGAACTCCTGCATATCAAACTGCATTTGGACCATTAATTACGGGTGTAAAATATGGCGATATTAATGATTTGGATTCAGTGGCTAAGTTAATCACCCCAAGAACAGCTGCGATTATTTTAGAACCTGTTCAAGGGGAAGGGGGGATCCATGTTTGCACCCAAGAATTTATGAAGGGAATTCGACAATTATGTGATAAGCATGAGATTGTAATGATTCTTGATGAAGTTCAATGTGGGATGGGACGAACAGGAACGATCATGACATATTTCCAATATGGAATCATGCCTGATATTGTTTGTCTAGCTAAAGGAATTGGGGCTGGTTTCCCAATGGGAGCGTTTGTAGCAAATAAAAAAATCGGAGATGCTTTAAAACCTGGTGATCATGGATCTACTTATGGTGGTAACCCTATGGCTGGAAAAGCTTGTAAGACAGTCTTTAAGATTTTAGAAGAAACGCAAATGCTTGATCATGTTCAAGATGTCAGTGAATATTTGATTACTAAATTAGATGAACTAGTTGAAAAATATGATTTTATTAAGGAACGTCGCGGTTTAGGACTAATGCTTGGCTTAGAATTTGATCATCCAGTCAAACCATATATTCAAAAAGCTCTCGATAAAGGTCTAGTGTTGATTACTGCGGGAACAAATGTAATTAGAATGTTGCCGCCATTCATCATTGAAGAAAAAGATGTTGATGAGATGATTAGTATATTTACTGAAGTTATTGATGAAATTAATAGTTAA
- a CDS encoding chromate transporter has translation MKLLTLFSSFLQIGAFSFGGGYAALPLIQHQVVDLYHWLTMNELTDLITISQMTPGPIAINAATFVGLKIDSFYGAIVATLGCILPSCIIVSLIAYIYLKYQQMSIIQNILKYIRPAVVSLIAVSGLLIIVSCFFGDTVNFANLKFGSVAIFIVALVLLRKQKMNPITVMVIAGIIQIGLYYIGIS, from the coding sequence ATGAAACTTTTAACTTTGTTTTCCAGTTTTCTTCAAATTGGTGCATTTAGTTTTGGAGGAGGATATGCTGCTTTACCGCTGATTCAGCATCAAGTAGTTGATTTATATCATTGGTTGACGATGAATGAGTTAACAGATTTAATAACGATATCCCAGATGACACCTGGACCGATTGCAATTAATGCGGCAACATTTGTTGGATTAAAGATAGATAGTTTTTATGGGGCTATAGTAGCGACATTGGGATGCATTTTACCTTCATGTATTATTGTATCGCTGATTGCTTATATTTATTTAAAATATCAGCAAATGTCAATTATTCAAAATATTTTAAAATATATTCGTCCGGCTGTAGTGTCGCTGATTGCAGTTTCAGGACTATTGATTATTGTTAGCTGTTTTTTTGGAGATACAGTAAACTTTGCAAATTTGAAATTTGGTTCTGTAGCCATATTTATAGTTGCTCTGGTTTTATTAAGGAAACAGAAAATGAACCCGATTACAGTGATGGTAATAGCTGGAATCATACAGATTGGTTTATATTATATAGGAATTAGTTAA
- a CDS encoding transglutaminase-like domain-containing protein, whose amino-acid sequence MYKRILVVVTVLSCLLTGCSSDNNSNQEYPSDYPTSKSYTVDEILYPEASGALVLDSDVAKVDYSNTNQGYVMAFLKPGVSKRIKIQISKDEQKLNYDLTDEQGVSYPLQLGNGKYLIKILENIEGTQYAIKKSVEVDVILDNELLPFLYPNILVNYKPGDAITTLAIDEVKDEDNDLKRIKKVYEFVANYINYDDDKVALAKQQYLIPNLDEIINNKKGICFDYASMMTAMLRINHIPARLICGGTDKDEYHSWLEVYVKGQGWVNPDIFMDKDTWTIMDPTFASTKYDYEGKYVETARY is encoded by the coding sequence ATGTACAAGCGAATACTAGTGGTAGTCACTGTATTATCATGTCTTCTTACTGGATGTTCAAGTGATAATAACAGTAATCAAGAATACCCAAGTGATTATCCAACATCAAAAAGTTATACAGTTGATGAGATTCTTTATCCTGAAGCATCAGGGGCACTGGTTTTAGATAGTGATGTAGCGAAGGTTGATTATTCTAATACTAATCAAGGATATGTAATGGCCTTTTTAAAACCAGGTGTTAGTAAACGAATAAAAATTCAAATTAGTAAAGATGAACAAAAACTAAATTATGATTTAACGGATGAACAAGGAGTGAGTTATCCACTCCAGTTGGGAAATGGAAAATATTTGATTAAAATTTTAGAAAATATTGAGGGTACCCAATATGCAATTAAAAAAAGTGTGGAAGTTGATGTTATTTTAGATAACGAACTGCTCCCCTTTTTATATCCTAATATCTTGGTTAATTATAAACCGGGTGATGCGATTACGACGTTAGCTATTGATGAAGTGAAGGATGAAGATAATGATTTAAAACGAATAAAAAAAGTCTATGAATTTGTGGCTAATTATATAAACTATGACGATGATAAAGTAGCTTTAGCAAAACAGCAGTATTTGATTCCAAATTTAGATGAAATAATTAACAATAAAAAGGGCATATGTTTTGATTATGCTTCAATGATGACGGCAATGTTAAGAATCAATCATATTCCAGCCCGACTGATTTGTGGGGGGACTGATAAAGATGAATATCATTCTTGGTTAGAAGTTTATGTTAAAGGGCAGGGTTGGGTCAATCCGGATATTTTTATGGATAAAGATACATGGACGATTATGGATCCGACTTTCGCAAGCACTAAGTATGATTATGAGGGAAAATACGTTGAAACAGCACGTTATTAA
- a CDS encoding type IV pilus twitching motility protein PilT, which produces MEIKKLLEEVVTKGASDIFIVAGSPCAIKIDGRISKYSDERLTPHDTERMIRDIYEIANNAGIEEFMRSGDDDFSFSIPNVGRFRVNAYRQRNSCAAVLRVVSFQLPDPEVMHIPKVITDLANQKKGMVLVTGPAGSGKSTTLACIIDQINRNRNTHIITIEDPIEYLHSHDKSIVSQREVYHDTHDYVSALRAALREAPEVILVGEMRDLETIDIAVTAAETGHLVFSSLHTVGAANTIDRMIDVFPPSQQQQIRVQLAMVLNAVISQQLVPGIDGKMIPVFEIMICNQAIRTLIRDGKTHQIDNAISTNRQIGMVTMDDAIVDLYKQNKITKETAVMYASNPNLIERKF; this is translated from the coding sequence ATGGAAATAAAAAAATTATTAGAAGAAGTAGTAACTAAAGGGGCTTCTGATATCTTTATTGTTGCAGGTTCGCCTTGTGCTATTAAGATAGATGGGAGAATTTCAAAATATAGCGATGAACGTTTGACACCACATGATACTGAGCGGATGATTCGTGATATTTATGAAATTGCTAATAACGCTGGAATTGAAGAATTTATGAGAAGTGGCGATGATGATTTTTCTTTTTCTATTCCTAATGTAGGGCGGTTTCGGGTCAATGCTTATCGTCAAAGAAACTCTTGTGCCGCAGTATTACGTGTTGTTAGTTTTCAACTTCCTGATCCTGAAGTAATGCATATTCCAAAAGTAATTACTGACCTAGCTAATCAAAAGAAAGGAATGGTCTTAGTAACCGGCCCGGCAGGAAGCGGTAAATCTACGACATTAGCCTGTATTATTGATCAGATCAATCGTAATCGAAATACACACATTATTACAATTGAAGATCCTATTGAATATTTGCATAGTCATGACAAAAGTATCGTTTCACAACGAGAAGTTTATCACGATACCCATGACTATGTTTCTGCGTTAAGAGCAGCTTTACGGGAGGCGCCAGAAGTTATTTTAGTTGGTGAAATGCGTGACTTAGAAACTATTGATATTGCAGTTACGGCAGCTGAGACGGGGCATTTGGTTTTTTCAAGTTTGCATACAGTTGGTGCTGCTAATACGATTGATCGAATGATTGATGTGTTTCCTCCTTCACAGCAGCAGCAAATTCGAGTTCAGCTGGCAATGGTACTTAATGCAGTCATCTCCCAACAATTAGTACCAGGTATTGATGGTAAAATGATACCCGTATTTGAAATCATGATTTGTAATCAAGCAATTAGAACATTGATTCGTGATGGTAAAACGCACCAAATTGATAATGCTATATCTACTAATCGCCAAATTGGTATGGTTACTATGGATGATGCGATCGTTGATTTATATAAACAAAATAAGATTACAAAAGAGACAGCAGTCATGTATGCATCAAATCCGAATTTGATTGAAAGAAAATTTTAA
- a CDS encoding type II secretion system F family protein, producing the protein MKLTMSEKYMFCNQMAMILESGFSLNQGVTMVYEEMDDKNIKGVLQEVAKYLDEQVSFSEAIDLTKAFDDYMVNLVKVGETSGNLDDVMQSLSEYYARIDDITNKLKQALTYPIILIIMMVVVVGIIVFKVLPIFKDVLNGLGSDLSSYANSFMEFGQIFSLICFAVLLVLVIVIIAGYLYQRVTHVNVLSNVVQKSFLTRKLSRALNKAQITYALSLFISSGYDLQEAMKFVPKLVDDKQLRANLEKCNEDLINGDSFVEVIKKYQIYQGMQLNMIQVGFKTGQVDIIMKQLSNSFQEEVSRAIDQFLNIIEPTIVTLLSLVVGIVLMSVMLPLISIMSSL; encoded by the coding sequence ATGAAATTGACGATGAGTGAAAAATATATGTTTTGTAACCAGATGGCAATGATCTTAGAATCGGGATTTAGTCTTAATCAAGGGGTTACGATGGTATATGAAGAAATGGATGATAAAAACATTAAAGGGGTTCTTCAAGAAGTTGCTAAATATTTAGATGAACAAGTAAGTTTTAGTGAAGCAATCGATCTAACTAAAGCTTTTGATGACTATATGGTTAATTTAGTCAAAGTGGGTGAAACGAGCGGTAATTTAGATGATGTTATGCAATCATTAAGTGAATATTATGCTCGAATTGATGATATAACAAATAAACTGAAACAGGCTTTAACTTATCCAATCATTTTAATTATTATGATGGTGGTGGTTGTAGGAATCATTGTATTTAAAGTATTACCAATTTTTAAAGATGTTTTAAATGGACTAGGCAGTGATTTATCATCGTATGCTAATAGTTTTATGGAATTTGGTCAAATTTTTTCATTGATATGTTTTGCGGTCTTGTTAGTGCTGGTGATAGTAATTATTGCTGGATATTTATATCAGCGCGTTACCCATGTAAATGTCTTGTCAAACGTAGTGCAGAAATCTTTTTTAACAAGGAAATTGTCAAGAGCATTAAATAAAGCTCAAATTACTTATGCTTTGTCATTGTTTATTTCTAGTGGTTATGATTTACAAGAGGCAATGAAGTTTGTACCAAAATTAGTTGATGATAAACAGCTTAGGGCTAATTTAGAAAAATGCAATGAAGATCTCATAAATGGTGATAGTTTCGTTGAAGTTATCAAAAAATATCAAATTTATCAAGGAATGCAGTTAAATATGATTCAGGTCGGTTTTAAAACTGGACAGGTTGATATAATCATGAAACAATTATCAAATAGTTTTCAAGAAGAAGTTAGTCGTGCGATAGACCAATTTTTAAATATCATAGAACCAACGATTGTAACTTTGTTATCTTTAGTAGTGGGAATAGTCTTGATGTCGGTAATGTTGCCATTAATTAGTATCATGTCCTCTTTATAG
- a CDS encoding M20 metallopeptidase family protein: MDALNEIKRWRQELHQIPELGLQEFKTSKYLKDELTKMGYEPISILDTGVLVYLDNHQDKTLAFRSDMDALKISEQTNCSFTSCHNGYMHACGHDGHMAALLGLAKKLKEQPLKWKHNILLIFQPAEESPGGAKLIVEAGILKQYNVRAIFGLHLMPTIEAGKIACRPGPLMAQNGELDVTITGKSAHAGLYHLGIDSIMIASQIICQYQSIISRVIAPVESCVINIGEIQGGTVRNIVADQTTFKGTVRTYSETVFKKITDTMEAINQGMEQTYGCTIEFSCPPMYPPVLNDYDLYRQFVRLTDENYEELKEPLMLAEDFSFYQKEVPGIFFYVGTKTPKYFSGLHTETFNFDEEVLMQAVELYYRLADKIKLGD; this comes from the coding sequence ATGGACGCTTTAAATGAAATTAAAAGATGGCGTCAGGAATTACATCAAATCCCTGAGCTAGGTTTACAAGAATTTAAGACTTCAAAATATCTTAAAGATGAATTAACTAAGATGGGATATGAACCAATTTCAATCTTGGATACAGGGGTTCTTGTTTATCTTGATAATCATCAAGATAAAACCTTGGCTTTTCGTAGTGATATGGATGCATTGAAAATATCCGAACAAACTAATTGTAGTTTTACATCATGTCATAATGGTTATATGCACGCATGTGGTCATGATGGTCATATGGCTGCTTTACTTGGATTAGCTAAAAAACTAAAAGAGCAGCCTTTAAAGTGGAAGCATAATATCTTATTGATATTTCAGCCGGCAGAAGAATCACCAGGTGGTGCAAAGTTAATTGTTGAAGCTGGGATTTTAAAGCAGTATAATGTAAGAGCAATATTTGGTTTACATTTAATGCCGACAATCGAAGCAGGAAAGATTGCTTGTCGACCGGGACCATTGATGGCTCAAAATGGTGAACTTGATGTGACAATAACTGGCAAAAGTGCTCATGCAGGGTTATATCATTTAGGAATTGATTCAATCATGATTGCTAGTCAAATAATTTGTCAATATCAAAGTATTATTTCTCGAGTAATAGCACCTGTTGAAAGCTGCGTAATTAATATTGGAGAAATTCAGGGGGGAACTGTGCGAAATATCGTTGCTGATCAAACAACTTTTAAAGGAACAGTTAGAACTTACAGCGAGACAGTTTTTAAAAAAATTACAGATACGATGGAGGCAATTAATCAAGGGATGGAGCAAACTTATGGCTGTACCATTGAATTTAGTTGCCCGCCAATGTATCCACCGGTTTTAAATGATTATGATCTATATCGGCAATTTGTTAGATTAACTGATGAGAATTATGAGGAATTAAAAGAGCCGTTAATGTTAGCTGAAGATTTTTCTTTCTATCAAAAAGAGGTACCAGGAATATTCTTTTATGTAGGAACTAAAACACCAAAATATTTTAGCGGTTTACACACAGAAACATTTAATTTTGATGAAGAAGTCTTGATGCAGGCAGTAGAATTATATTATCGTCTAGCAGATAAGATTAAATTGGGGGACTAA
- the dapD gene encoding 2,3,4,5-tetrahydropyridine-2,6-dicarboxylate N-acetyltransferase: MLNSAEEIIKYIGDAKKQTPVKVYLKGKNLPEATEFKMFGGEDSKVCIGDLEAIKAYMEVNKEVIVDSYLEQDRRNSAIPMLDMTNINARIEPGCFIREHVTIGDNAVIMMGAVINIGVKIGEGTMIDMGAVLGGRVEVGKRCHVGAGAVLAGVIEPPSASPVILEDDVLIGANAVVIEGVHIGKGAVVGAGSIVTSDVPAGAVVVGNPARIIKEQKDETTEGKTQLMDDLRKI, translated from the coding sequence ATGTTAAATAGTGCAGAAGAGATAATTAAATATATTGGTGATGCAAAAAAACAAACACCGGTAAAAGTTTATTTAAAAGGGAAAAACTTACCAGAAGCAACTGAATTTAAAATGTTTGGTGGAGAAGATAGTAAAGTATGTATTGGTGATTTAGAGGCTATTAAAGCTTATATGGAGGTAAATAAAGAGGTTATTGTTGATTCTTATTTAGAACAAGATCGTCGTAATAGTGCAATTCCAATGTTAGATATGACTAATATTAATGCTCGTATTGAACCTGGATGTTTTATTCGCGAACATGTAACGATTGGCGATAATGCTGTAATTATGATGGGTGCAGTTATAAATATTGGAGTCAAGATTGGTGAAGGAACTATGATCGATATGGGAGCTGTTTTAGGTGGTCGTGTAGAAGTTGGGAAACGTTGTCATGTTGGTGCTGGAGCAGTTTTAGCTGGAGTTATTGAACCACCTAGTGCTTCACCAGTAATATTAGAAGATGATGTATTGATTGGAGCTAATGCTGTAGTTATTGAAGGAGTACACATTGGTAAAGGTGCAGTTGTTGGTGCTGGTTCGATTGTTACAAGTGATGTTCCGGCAGGGGCTGTGGTAGTTGGAAATCCAGCTCGAATTATTAAAGAACAAAAAGATGAAACAACTGAAGGTAAAACTCAGTTAATGGATGATTTAAGAAAAATTTAG
- a CDS encoding type IV pilus modification PilV family protein has protein sequence MKSKVQSFSFLMELIIVILFFAASTTVCASFIVQAKNKQVQGTNLQNALIEAQSMIERMQAYPQADLEQLLEVEKIDENHYQKDNIFIEIDRDMITQGKIMIKNKNEVISELPFVLGGNHDE, from the coding sequence ATGAAATCAAAAGTACAGTCATTTTCGTTTTTAATGGAATTAATCATAGTTATCCTCTTTTTTGCTGCTTCAACAACAGTATGTGCCTCATTTATAGTGCAAGCTAAAAATAAACAAGTACAAGGGACTAATTTGCAAAATGCATTAATTGAGGCGCAAAGTATGATTGAAAGAATGCAAGCTTATCCGCAGGCTGATTTAGAACAATTATTGGAAGTAGAAAAAATCGATGAGAATCATTATCAAAAAGATAATATTTTTATTGAAATAGATAGAGATATGATTACTCAAGGAAAAATAATGATAAAGAATAAAAACGAAGTTATCAGTGAATTGCCTTTTGTATTAGGAGGTAATCACGATGAATAA
- a CDS encoding DUF4860 domain-containing protein — protein sequence MNKHRNIHVLFSLSLFLLFVIGSFFIVTYEIKGYQVINDTCQQEDDLIVPLAYLNTKLKANDSDDSTKIVEIDNTQCLEIKTAKTVTYIYCQDGYLKELYTSNDYHAGLQEGSKLFALDDFKIEQKDRLFKFTVTRDQVSKSISIYLHG from the coding sequence ATGAATAAACATCGTAATATACATGTATTATTTTCGCTGTCATTGTTCTTGCTTTTTGTAATTGGGTCTTTCTTTATTGTTACTTATGAAATAAAAGGATATCAAGTTATTAATGATACGTGTCAACAAGAAGATGATTTAATTGTGCCTTTGGCTTATTTAAACACGAAGTTAAAAGCAAATGATAGTGACGATTCGACTAAAATTGTTGAAATAGATAATACGCAATGTTTAGAAATTAAAACTGCTAAGACGGTTACTTATATTTATTGTCAAGATGGTTATCTCAAGGAATTATATACAAGTAATGACTATCATGCGGGGTTACAAGAGGGTAGTAAGTTATTTGCATTAGATGATTTTAAAATAGAACAAAAAGACCGTTTATTTAAATTTACAGTTACACGTGATCAAGTTAGCAAAAGTATTTCAATTTATTTACATGGATAG
- the dapF gene encoding diaminopimelate epimerase yields the protein MQLHFTKMEGIGNDYIYFDGINQEIPMDKEFIMKISDRHFGIGSDGMIVILPSDQYDFKMRMFNLDGSEAMMCGNGIRCFAKFIYDHKLSDKHVLKIETKSGLRTVELLFDGDECIGAKVNMGKPVLTCQDIPCTYAKEKMIDEPVEIGGREYRLTTISMGNPHTVTFVSDLDTLDLKTIGPKFEHHQLFPASVNTEFVQIINKSYVKMRVWERGSGETMACGTGACAVMYACYLNHYTDSKVTVELLGGCLEIEYVDETIMMSGPAANVFNGTIEI from the coding sequence ATGCAGCTGCATTTTACAAAAATGGAAGGCATTGGTAACGATTATATTTACTTTGATGGAATAAATCAGGAGATTCCCATGGATAAAGAATTTATCATGAAAATAAGTGATCGTCATTTCGGTATTGGAAGTGATGGAATGATCGTGATTTTACCATCGGATCAGTATGATTTTAAAATGCGAATGTTTAATCTAGATGGAAGTGAAGCAATGATGTGTGGAAATGGAATCCGCTGTTTTGCTAAATTTATCTATGATCATAAATTGAGTGATAAACATGTATTGAAAATTGAAACTAAATCAGGATTACGAACAGTAGAATTATTATTTGATGGCGATGAGTGTATTGGAGCAAAGGTTAATATGGGCAAACCCGTCCTAACTTGTCAAGATATTCCTTGTACATATGCTAAAGAGAAAATGATTGATGAACCGGTAGAAATTGGTGGGCGAGAATATCGTTTAACTACTATTTCAATGGGGAATCCTCATACTGTGACTTTTGTTTCTGATTTAGATACTTTGGATTTAAAAACAATAGGTCCTAAATTTGAGCACCATCAATTGTTTCCTGCATCTGTTAATACTGAATTTGTTCAAATCATTAACAAAAGTTATGTTAAGATGCGTGTTTGGGAACGCGGTTCGGGTGAAACTATGGCTTGTGGTACTGGTGCTTGTGCAGTTATGTATGCATGCTATTTAAATCATTATACGGATAGTAAGGTAACAGTGGAATTATTAGGTGGTTGTTTGGAAATTGAATATGTAGATGAAACGATCATGATGTCTGGACCTGCAGCAAATGTTTTTAATGGAACAATAGAGATATAG
- a CDS encoding AfsR/SARP family transcriptional regulator, protein MDKKLVLKIKTLGRLHITDGENEFPQEKKRSAQVELLIVYLILNRNANITNPQLIDFLWPDGNADKPEGALRNLIYRARKEMKQFFKEVDCIKSKGRSYYWNPEVECRVDYEEMLKLCRRVEQEDDPYRKHERCLEMINKYHGEVLPEFNYNDWILEINNLLERNCLEAILKTLTILANNNLYEQVLQICNHQNSQKIMDTRLYEMKLYAYYKTGKTDLALSFYRQIVDYYYSKYGIEVSQRLKEIYEMILDTSPATQIDVEELEKSLTVDDNNDNTFYCDFDVFKNIYQINVRSARRSMKARILTLLTIVDTSGCLDEKAIRQEADILREVISNSLRKNDVYSKFNMTQYSLILASPDLDGAKIAVDRITNRYNEKKKHDEIILTNDLKKIR, encoded by the coding sequence ATGGATAAAAAATTAGTATTAAAAATCAAGACCTTAGGTAGACTGCATATCACTGATGGGGAAAATGAATTTCCTCAAGAAAAGAAACGAAGTGCCCAAGTTGAGTTGTTGATTGTATATTTAATTCTTAATCGAAATGCTAATATAACTAATCCACAACTGATTGATTTTCTTTGGCCAGATGGAAATGCTGATAAACCGGAAGGAGCATTAAGAAATCTGATTTATCGAGCTCGAAAGGAAATGAAACAGTTTTTTAAAGAAGTTGATTGTATTAAATCTAAGGGACGAAGTTATTATTGGAATCCTGAAGTTGAATGTCGAGTTGATTATGAGGAGATGTTGAAACTTTGTCGTCGTGTTGAACAGGAAGATGATCCTTACCGCAAGCATGAACGCTGTTTAGAAATGATCAACAAATATCATGGAGAGGTTTTACCAGAGTTTAATTATAATGACTGGATCTTAGAAATAAATAATTTGTTAGAACGTAATTGTTTAGAGGCAATTTTAAAAACTTTAACGATTTTAGCTAACAATAACTTATATGAACAGGTTTTACAAATTTGTAATCACCAAAACAGTCAAAAAATAATGGATACACGATTATATGAAATGAAGCTTTATGCTTATTATAAGACAGGTAAAACAGATCTTGCATTATCATTTTATCGTCAAATCGTAGATTATTACTATAGTAAATATGGAATTGAAGTGTCACAGCGACTGAAAGAAATTTATGAAATGATTCTAGATACTTCTCCTGCGACACAAATTGATGTTGAAGAATTGGAAAAGAGTCTAACAGTTGATGATAACAATGATAATACATTTTATTGTGATTTTGACGTTTTTAAAAATATTTATCAAATCAATGTTCGTTCAGCAAGACGTTCGATGAAAGCACGAATTTTAACTTTACTTACGATCGTTGATACAAGTGGTTGTTTAGACGAAAAGGCGATTCGCCAAGAAGCAGATATTTTAAGAGAAGTGATTTCAAATAGTTTGAGAAAAAATGATGTTTATTCAAAGTTTAATATGACACAATATTCATTGATTCTTGCCTCACCGGATTTAGATGGCGCAAAAATAGCGGTTGATCGCATTACTAATCGTTATAATGAAAAGAAGAAACACGATGAGATTATTTTAACAAATGATTTGAAGAAAATCAGATAA
- a CDS encoding chromate transporter, with product MMKKGMLLKLFVTNLYLSAFTFGGGYVIVTLMKKKYVDEFNWIDEKEMLDLIAIAQSAPGAIAVNGAIVVGFKLAGIKGAIVSILATILPPFVILSLVSVFYEIFKSNEIIALMLSGMQAGVGAVIASVAYDMAVGVVKEKEILPIIIMVCAFIATYLFNVNVIYVILSCGFIGIIQNMVSRWRERQ from the coding sequence ATGATGAAAAAAGGAATGTTGTTGAAGCTTTTTGTAACAAATCTTTATTTAAGTGCTTTTACATTTGGCGGTGGCTATGTAATTGTGACATTGATGAAGAAAAAATATGTTGATGAGTTCAACTGGATCGATGAAAAAGAAATGCTTGACTTGATTGCCATTGCCCAATCTGCCCCAGGGGCAATTGCGGTAAATGGTGCAATTGTAGTTGGTTTTAAATTAGCGGGAATCAAAGGTGCGATAGTTTCTATTTTAGCGACGATTTTGCCACCGTTTGTAATTTTATCATTAGTGTCAGTGTTTTATGAAATTTTTAAAAGCAATGAGATAATTGCCTTAATGCTTTCTGGAATGCAGGCTGGAGTTGGGGCAGTAATTGCTTCAGTTGCTTATGATATGGCAGTAGGGGTTGTTAAAGAAAAAGAAATCTTACCAATTATAATTATGGTATGTGCTTTTATTGCAACATATCTTTTTAATGTAAATGTTATTTACGTAATCTTAAGTTGTGGATTTATTGGAATTATACAAAATATGGTAAGCAGATGGAGGGAAAGACAATGA